The sequence ATGCGAAACAAGAAAACGTCGTCCCTCTCGTTGTTGATAATGACAATGGTGGAGTTGAAGATCAAGATGACCAAGTTGCCAACAGCACTGCTGCCAACATTAAAGCTAAAGAAGCGccagaaaaattacaaaagatCCCTCAAAAATTAGAACAAGCGGCAGTAAATAGggcaaacaagaaaaatataaagaaagcaAAGGCGAAACAATTGAAGCAGGAAAATGGAGTCGTTGCTAAGAATCACAGTGAAGAAGATAAACATGAAAATGGCGAAAAAATCAATAGCAGTGctgtaaacattaaaattgaaaagttaaaagtaaaaaagacgaagaaaagaaaatggacAGATTCTGATGATAATAAACACGGAGGAAAGAAGAAAGcgaaatcaatgaaaaatggGTTTGAAAATGGGATTTCAGACGCCCGATTAGCCGCATTTGGAATCAATCccaagaaatataaaaataaacttaaatatgggaataaacagaaaatttaattaatgcaACACGAGTTTAAGTTTTAAGTCAGgtttacacatttttaaattagtagaaTGTTGGGAAATATGATTgtttcaaagaaaagaaagaaattttattctttttgaaTGATAATGGTTTGGTGCATTCAAAAAGTCCCAAATTTGATCTTGGATTTAAAGTCATTAcaaatcattcaaaatttttcaaagtataaTGAATATGGCGGCATTTGTATTTTCTCCCCTGAACTAAAAACTGTGGGTATCTACTAAGTAAAGTGCAAAACTTTATTATATCTGTTACAATAAGCAAAATCTGCTTAATTTTCGTCTTCCAGcaatataaatacatttaCTCATTAGCAATATTTTACagtgataaatatttttttaaggaactcGGACGTTTTATTCTTCTTCATTcttcaaatataacaaaatgacagccttctttaaaattattctgcTACTAGAGCTACCATCTTGTGGCACCAATATCCAAATCCACTGCGTTAAAAACtgacaattaaatatttcaatacgGGGATGAACTGAATaagtataaattttttgaCCAATGAAATGGGCTGGAAGAACCATTTTAAACCCAAGTTATatacaataaaacatttttttatccctTATTAAATTAGACAAGCAAAGTTTGAATGGGTTTTTTGCCAGGCCACGCCTCTTTAGCGTATTTCTTCTTCTTAGGCTCCATTGAGTCTGGTACTTGGACTGTGGGAGGCGCCATAGGAGGCGCGGTGTTCAACCCTATATTCACATCAGGGGCTGGATTAGGAAGACTTACCCCCAACCTAAAAATCAACTATTCTTTAGTACTTTCTTAGCATGTGTTAAAGCTACTTACCTTGAGCTGAGAGAGCTGTAGATATTGTTGATATTGCTGATACTCGCATTATTGGTCTCAGGGGGCAGATCATTGTATAAATCATGCTGAGGATGGTGTAACACCTTTGGTACTTTGAACTCTACATGATGAGAAACCCCCAAAACGTCCCCTAGCTTAGTTCGTTTGCTTGCAGAGGGAACTATAGTAGTTTGCACCAAATTACGAAATTTCCCTATACTGGGATCAATATCTTCAGGATTAATAATCTCCTCATCTTCATTAAATGACACATTATTCCTCTTTCTTTTCCGACTTTTATTGCGCTTCTCAATGTCGTCGCTTATGCCTAACATCGAAATTCGCCTATTATGCGCGGTGTTAAACTCGGTTAAGTTCTGAAATATTCTCTTTcatatttgtaatttaagtCCTCTGGTGACTCACATCTAACTCTGTTTCACTCTCAGGGAGTCCCAAGAGTCCCCCTTCAGTCTCTTTCCCAGCTTTCTCAATTTCATCAATAATCGGCCTAATACTAGTGTGGGGCCGTTCCCTAATAATATAATTCCTAGTTGAAGCCCCAAAATGAAAGCATGAGTCAATTGGAAGCTGTGTTGGCTTATAGCCTTCAAGACGGAGGCTGCCAATGAATGTTCCATGGGCtataaagacaaaaataataaagggAGGTTGAGGCTCAAGGAGACTTACTGCTCCCTAAGTCAATTAAAAAAGCTCGGTCTAAATGCTTGTGCCAGACTAGCGCTGAGTGAACTCTAGAACAAGATGCATGGTCAATGCAAAAATCATTCATTTGCGAATTCCGGCCAAAAAGATAACATTTCTTTTGGTCGATCATAAGCTTTTGAATAAGCTTTTCGCCCTTTAAAACGTCTAAATGTAGACCGACCGGAGGTTTACCCGCCCTGAAAGTCTTCAATGTTTAATCTGTTTACCATAAGGGAAGTTTGAGGCCACTTGGGGTAAATTTAGACCCCTGCTAATATGGTTTACATGCggttacaaaaaaatatggtatTTACCAATTGGGCACTTCGTAGTGGTTCGCCATTGTCCAGGACGGTGGGAAAATGGttgctttaatttattctCATGCAGTTGAGCAGGTAAATAAggattttctgttaaaattttaaagaaaacggggcaattaaaaaatcctctATTATTTACTTCTTTTTATTATGACAATTGACAGTGATAGTACTGACACAAGAGACTGAACTACGAGCAATGCACTCTACATGCCCTGCAATACGTTCAGTAAGTAGGTGTCGGTGTGACTTTTTCCCTCTTAAAAAAAGTCGTCTTcgtagatatttttgaaactttaaacCAATGAAAGTTTCATGCATATTTGCTCATGCCTCTTTTTTTCGTGATCCTTACGTAAATTCTGCAAAAATTACCTTGCTAATGTTAGCCTAGCTCTAAAGcgtttatttgcattttccaCGCTAGAAGCCGTTTTGGAGGTTAGGTAGTGGGCCATCTCGACCTACTCAACTAGAACTGGACACCTCAGTTGAGATAGTCCGCGGCAACAGAAAAATGCATGACCACATTTagaaaacaaatataatattcaaaaaatatacaacaataaaaaatgtacaagaaacaaaatcttttaaaatccataaataaagaaaaaacacttTTGTCCTCAAATCGCTCGAAAACTTATTGCTCGTAAATATCAAATGATCCTTTGTTATTGCTGCAAAATAAAGTCGTTTGAAAACGAGACAACATTGCTTTAAATTGTGCGCGCGGAGCAGGTTAATACAGAATGGTTGCCAAAACGGAGccatttgtaaataaaaacgCCCGCAAAATCGGGGATTTAACAATTAGTTTGTGTTTACGTATACTTCTGGTAGAAAGTATTACCGGTTGCCTAAATTATTACTAACGAGATTATTCTTACATCTAACTCAGAATTATTGTCCTAAGTGTGCATGTTTATTTAACCCCTTACAGGCCCTTATTGAAATACACCTTCTCCGGGATTTTATCCCCGCAGCTCTTTTTTATCTTTTCGAACGCTTCGGGCTCGAGCCAGGCTAGAGTTGTGGTTTTCATGGAactaaatgaattttttaaaaatcattgcgCAACTTGATAAGAGGGTTAACTTACCATCTTTGTGGGAACAAGGCGCATGCGGTCGGGACCATGAAAGTGAGGCTGAAAGGGTAAATTTcagcgattttttaaagtcaaaaaaaggtaaaagcTTACAAACAACCAACAGCCATTACTTGTATTGGTCCATGCAAGAAAGTAATTCGCTTCATGAAGGGGAATTTTTCGGCTCTTTCCATGATTACGGGCAGTATTAACATGCCAGGGGCGCACATTGTTATTCGTGATATTATAACCTAAATTACGGTTCTATTATGAAGGTAGTAATTAGATAAAAGGACTTGAAAATCGTTCCAGGCCCGTGGTTGGTTCAAACACTTCTCTGGGAATAAAAAAGCGGAGTctcattaattataataacaatAGCAACATTGTACTTTAGCCAACGCGACGAATGAAAAATAGTGGACTAATCGAActctaaaaaattcaaaaatggcCCTTCTTTCAACCAATCACAAAGGGGAACTCTTCTTATTCCAATCTAAACAAGTTTATACATTCATACCTGACTAAAGGCCTTAGCAGCAGCTAATTTAGATTGTCCAACAATCCTACCGTGTTCGTCTGCGCAATCTACACCATTCAGAAACTCATTTTGCCTCATTAAGGGAATATTTACGCAATTGGCAGCTGCTACTGCGGCAAAAGGGACGTATCGCTAAAACACGTTAGAACCACTAATGAGTAATGTTTACAATCCAGATTCCGATTTCTTTTTGGTCCTCCCAGCCGGCTTCAAAgatcaaaacaaatttatttactcatatttttatataattttcctGGATTTTAATGCTCCCTCATTTCATAAAAAAGCGAAATAAATAGGCTTTTTTGTCTACataagaacaatttttttatcctttGAGACGGCTTGAGGGACCAAAAAAATCGATCTAACCAAGACTAACTTGAACGAAAGGACTGGCCCTTTTCTGCCAGTAATATTTGCAACCTAGAGCAGTCAGCATCGCTGATGATGTTGCTGAAACATAAGCTACAACCAGTTGCGTAGTAGTCGTAGGTGACTTCGCATTTCTATTCGTATAGTTGACCAGTGCATTAAAGGATTGATTGACCCATTGCCAAAAGACCACTGCGAATGGAGTGCTGCACACCAAAAGATTCCATACACATTCTCTGATTAGTTTTCTTGCTATCAAACTTACCGGTACCACTGCAACATAGCTCCAGTAATAGCCATGCCACCTGGCACTTGGAAAGACATCCTTCCAAAGACATTTTGTTTTTCGCCACTATCTGGATGAAAAGCGCTTTCATAAAGCTTTTTGGCATAGATGATTTGATCGGTTGAGGTCCCTGGAGGTTCAGTACCCCTTCGATATTGCTCAACTAGTTCTTTGGCCTTGTCCAAAGCCTCATCCCCTAGGAGGGAGAGGTTATTATGTATTGATTGGGCAGACTGGAAGGACCTACCAACTACACAAGTTCGAGGATCAGTTACCCAGAGGAAGTGCTTAAATCGGCCCACAAAGGTGGTTTGATCCCATAAGGGGGCATCAACATTGAGCCGTTCAGACATGGTTGCAGGATAAATCTAAAAAGAGGCAACTTGCctaaaatgtttgttaataaaaaattattgtttctatgaaactatgtataaaaaaaatggcattttaagATATATTAAAACTTGATATATTTGATACATATGAAGGGTCTCAATAGGAGCAATGATATGATTTGACTATTGATTGCAAATGGGAAAATTAGCATTAAATTATTCACAGTAAGGTGGCTTTAACCTTCTAATTTCTCTACTAAAACTGACAAATTTCAACTAATACATAGAGGTACATGAAAACATCTTGG comes from Euwallacea similis isolate ESF13 chromosome 9, ESF131.1, whole genome shotgun sequence and encodes:
- the Sfxn2 gene encoding sideroflexin-2 isoform X2; the encoded protein is MSERLNVDAPLWDQTTFVGRFKHFLWVTDPRTCVVGDEALDKAKELVEQYRRGTEPPGTSTDQIIYAKKLYESAFHPDSGEKQNVFGRMSFQVPGGMAITGAMLQWYRTPFAVVFWQWVNQSFNALVNYTNRNAKSPTTTTQLVVAYVSATSSAMLTALGCKYYWQKRASPFVQRYVPFAAVAAANCVNIPLMRQNEFLNGVDCADEHGRIVGQSKLAAAKAFSQVIISRITMCAPGMLILPVIMERAEKFPFMKRITFLHGPIQVMAVGCFLTFMVPTACALFPQRCSMKTTTLAWLEPEAFEKIKKSCGDKIPEKVYFNKGL
- the Sfxn2 gene encoding sideroflexin-2 isoform X1, with the translated sequence MTIIYPATMSERLNVDAPLWDQTTFVGRFKHFLWVTDPRTCVVGDEALDKAKELVEQYRRGTEPPGTSTDQIIYAKKLYESAFHPDSGEKQNVFGRMSFQVPGGMAITGAMLQWYRTPFAVVFWQWVNQSFNALVNYTNRNAKSPTTTTQLVVAYVSATSSAMLTALGCKYYWQKRASPFVQRYVPFAAVAAANCVNIPLMRQNEFLNGVDCADEHGRIVGQSKLAAAKAFSQVIISRITMCAPGMLILPVIMERAEKFPFMKRITFLHGPIQVMAVGCFLTFMVPTACALFPQRCSMKTTTLAWLEPEAFEKIKKSCGDKIPEKVYFNKGL
- the NiPp1 gene encoding nuclear inhibitor of protein phosphatase 1, with the protein product MANHYEVPNWAGKPPVGLHLDVLKGEKLIQKLMIDQKKCYLFGRNSQMNDFCIDHASCSRVHSALVWHKHLDRAFLIDLGSTHGTFIGSLRLEGYKPTQLPIDSCFHFGASTRNYIIRERPHTSIRPIIDEIEKAGKETEGGLLGLPESETELDNLTEFNTAHNRRISMLGISDDIEKRNKSRKRKRNNVSFNEDEEIINPEDIDPSIGKFRNLVQTTIVPSASKRTKLGDVLGVSHHVEFKVPKVLHHPQHDLYNDLPPETNNASISNINNIYSSLSSRLGVSLPNPAPDVNIGLNTAPPMAPPTVQVPDSMEPKKKKYAKEAWPGKKPIQTLLV